From one Perca flavescens isolate YP-PL-M2 chromosome 4, PFLA_1.0, whole genome shotgun sequence genomic stretch:
- the c1ql4b gene encoding complement C1q-like protein 4 — MVLVLLVAIPLLVHTTKAGGSGGGGTHYEMLGSCKMVCDTFTPPQGELTAVSPQPPDFSNRRSRQGYRGSPGLPGPPGPKGPPGEPGKPGPPGPPGPGPGGYGQSFYSPKIAFYAGLRKQHEGSEILKFDDVVTNVGNYYEPSTGKFTCPLPGIYYFTYHVLMRGGDGTSMWADLKKNGQVRASAIAQDADQNYDYASNSVILHLDVGDEVCVQLDGGKVHGGNTNKYSTFSGFLIYPD, encoded by the exons ATGGTCCTGGTCTTGCTGGTTGCCATTCCCCTATTGGTCCACACCACCAAGGCAGGAGGGTCCGGAGGAGGGGGCACGCATTACGAGATGCTTGGGAGCTGCAAGATGGTGTGTGACACTTTCACCCCCCCACAGGGAGAGCTGACAGCTGTCTCACCTCAGCCCCCAGACTTCTCAAACCGCAGGAGCAGACAGGGGTACAGAGGGAGCCCTGGACTTCCTGGACCTCCAGGTCCTAAAGGGCCCCCTGGAGAGCCCGGCAAGCCTGGCCCACCTGGTCCACCAGGACCTGGACCCGGTGGCTACGGCCAATCCTTCTATAGTCCCAAAATCGCCTTCTACGCAGGCCTCCGGAAACAACACGAAGGGAGTGAAATACTGAAGTTTGATGACGTGGTGACCAACGTAGGGAACTACTACGAACCGAGCACCGGCAAGTTCACCTGCCCTCTGCCTGGCATCTACTACTTCACCTACCACGTCCTGATGAGAGGAGGTGATGGGACGAGCATGTGGGCTGACCTGAAGAAGAACGGACAG GTGAGGGCCAGTGCAATCGCTCAAGATGCAGACCAGAACTACGACTACGCCTCCAACAGTGTCATCCTGCACCTGGATGTGGGGGACGAAGTGTGCGTACAGCTGGATGGGGGCAAAGTTCACGGCGGAAACACCAACAAATACAGCACCTTCTCTGGCTTCCTCATCTACCCTGACTGA